Proteins encoded in a region of the Mycolicibacterium neoaurum genome:
- a CDS encoding WXG100 family type VII secretion target — MAQMNTDAAVLAKEAAHFESISGELKGVISQVEATGGALAAQMVGQAGTAAQAALLRFHEAAARQVQELNDISQNIQTSGMQYTTADEDQAGTLSSAMNL, encoded by the coding sequence ATGGCACAGATGAATACAGATGCCGCTGTCCTCGCCAAGGAGGCGGCCCACTTCGAGAGCATCTCCGGCGAGCTCAAGGGAGTGATCTCTCAGGTCGAGGCCACCGGTGGTGCGCTCGCGGCCCAGATGGTCGGTCAGGCGGGCACCGCGGCACAGGCCGCGCTGCTGCGCTTCCACGAGGCCGCCGCGCGACAGGTTCAGGAGCTGAACGACATCTCCCAGAACATCCAGACTTCGGGCATGCAGTACACCACCGCGGACGAGGACCAGGCCGGCACCCTTTCGTCGGCCATGAACCTCTGA